The Candidatus Hydrogenedens sp. genome includes the window AAACGACCTGTGCCAACTCCCGAAGAGTTAGGTGCTCAATTGGTGCTAAATCTGGGCAGAGGAGCCAAAGGAATTCTCTGGTTTAATCATGAAAAACATATAGCCGAAAAATATCCTGAATTGGAACGGGCTATGCAGGGTTGGGGTAGAGTTATGAGCCTATTACGAAATTATTTTCTATCTTCCGACACAATCTCATTCAAAGGGTCTGCACCAGAAAATGTAGACATAGCCCCCTTACAAGGAAGGGATTTTATGATATTATGTATTACAAATTTAGATTACGAAATACATCCTGAAGCCTATCCATTCAAAGAAAAGAAAGACCTAAAAATCAATATAAATATCCCATTTCAAGGGCAGTCGCTACTTGAAATTCGACCTCAGGGAATTACGGATTTGAAAGCAAACTGGGGTAAAGAAACTTCGTTTGTTTTACCGGAATTAAAATCGGAAACGATTGTTTTTATTCATACGCAACCAGATATCGGAAAACAGTTAAAATCGCAATGGGATGAAATTGTATCTAAAGAGATTAAATCGTTAGATAAGTAACAATTTTATATCTATGCAATTTTAAGATGAAAAAAGAAATTGAACATAAATTTTTAGTTATTTCTGATGAATGGCGTTCTTTTATTATCCAATCTATTCCGATAAAGCAAGCATATATTTATACAGGACCTCCACTCGCAGTTCGCGTTCGTATTGAACCGAATAAATGTACATTGAACCTGAAAAAAGCGATTATAGCCACAACACGGGATGAATATGAATATCAAATTCCTGATGAAGATGCAGAAGAATTAATGAAAAACTATATTACTGGATATATTATTGAAAAGGTTCGACACATTGTTTTTTATAAAGGGCAACGATGGGAAATAGATGAATTTTCGGGAGCCAATAATGGCTTGATTGTTGCAGAAATAGAGTTAAAAAATGAAGAAGAAAAAATAATTATTCCTCCCTGGTTAGGAAAAGAAGTAAGTCACGATAAAAAATACCTCAATACATCCCTGGCTCTTTTACCCTATTCTAAATGGCAATAAAAATCGCACAAATTGAATATAAATTTGCACGATTATAAAGCAAAAAAAATAGATTAAAAGAAAGCACTTACCAGAGTTGCCACACAAGAAACAACAGGTTCTGTTCCAGGAACAACTGCATCATTAGGATTGCTGTCTGGAATATATCTTACAAATTCAACATGTCCATCCATGTAAAGGACATTACATCCACCGGGAATATGATTAAATAAAGGTTGACTTGCAGAAGGAGTAGCAAATGTATCCAGCATAATCCATACGGAACTCTGATTGTTTTTACCTCCTGCTGGATTGTTAATATCTGTCAACAGAAATCGTTCTATCCCTTCGCGTAATCGGTATACAACATTTCCTCCTC containing:
- a CDS encoding CYTH domain-containing protein, giving the protein MKKEIEHKFLVISDEWRSFIIQSIPIKQAYIYTGPPLAVRVRIEPNKCTLNLKKAIIATTRDEYEYQIPDEDAEELMKNYITGYIIEKVRHIVFYKGQRWEIDEFSGANNGLIVAEIELKNEEEKIIIPPWLGKEVSHDKKYLNTSLALLPYSKWQ